The Diospyros lotus cultivar Yz01 chromosome 15, ASM1463336v1, whole genome shotgun sequence genome has a window encoding:
- the LOC127791419 gene encoding tyrosine aminotransferase-like: MENGSAADRWCFRPNDLATRSSGVTIRSVLTRVVSNLDPADPRPVIPLGHGDPSHFPCFRTTTVAEDAVVAALRSAKFNGYAPGLGLPRARSAIAEYLSKDLPYKLSSDDVYPTVGCTQAIELLVTTLASPNANILLPRPGFPYYEGVCAFTGLEARHFDLLPDKGWEVDLDALEALADQNTVAMVIINPGNPCGNVFTYQHLKKLAETARKLGILVIADEVYDHLTFGNNPFVPMGVFGSIVPVITVGSISKRWMVPGWRFGWLATNDPNGILQKYGIIDCIKGVYNMSTDPATFLQGAIPQILENTKEEFFSKNIISLREAADVCYDRLKEIPCIACPSKPEGSMFVMVKLNLSLLEDIKDDIDFCLKLGKEESVVILPGVAVGLKDWLRITFAVEPSSLDDGLGRVKAFCLRHAKKQ; encoded by the exons ATGGAAAACGGTTCGGCGGCGGATAGATGGTGTTTCAGGCCAAACGATTTGGCGACGAGGTCGTCGGGGGTGACCATAAGAAGCGTTCTGACTCGGGTCGTGTCCAACCTCGACCCGGCGGACCCCCGTCCCGTCATCCCCCTCGGTCACGGCGACCCCTCCCATTTCCCTTGCTTCCGCACCACCACCGTCGCCGAAGACGCCGTTGTCGCCGCCCTCCGCTCCGCCAAGTTCAACGGCTACGCCCCCGGTCTGGGCTTGCCTCGCGCCAGAAG TGCCATAGCAGAGTACCTTTCGAAAGATCTTCCCTACAAGTTATCAAGCGATGATGTTTATCCAACAGTTGGATGCACACAAGCAATCGAACTTTTGGTAACAACTCTTGCTAGTCCCAATGCCAACATTCTACTTCCAAGACCAGGCTTCCCATACTATGAAGGAGTCTGTGCTTTTACTGGCCTAGAAGCCCGCCACTTTGATCTTCTTCCAGATAAAGGTTGGGAGGTAGATCTTGATGCACTTGAAGCTCTTGCAGATCAGAATACTGTTGCTATGGTTATTATTAACCCAGGAAATCCTTGTGGGAATGTCTTTACATACCAACATTTAAAGAAG CTTGCTGAGACTGCAAGGAAGCTGGGGATATTAGTGATTGCTGATGAAGTTTACGACCATCTTACTTTTGGGAATAACCCATTTGTGCCTATGGGAGTCTTTGGATCAATTGTGCCTGTTATTACTGTTGGCTCTATATCAAAGAGGTGGATGGTTCCCGGTTGGCGATTTGGTTGGCTTGCCACAAATGATCCCAATGGCATTCTTCAAAAATATggg attATTGATTGCATTAAGGGAGTTTACAATATGTCTACTGATCCTGCAACATTCCTTCAG GGGGCAATTCCTCAAATTCTTGAGAACACAAAAGAAGAGTTCttttccaaaaatattatttcactGAGAGAAGCTGCGGATGTTTGCTATGACAGACTTAAAGAGATCCCTTGCATTGCTTGCCCAAGCAAACCCGAAGGGTCTATGTTTGTGATG gttaaACTAAATTTGTCACTGCTGGAAGACATTAAAGATGATATTGACTTCTGTTTGAAGCTGGGAAAGGAGGAGTCTGTGGTTATTCTACCAG GGGTTGCAGTCGGACTAAAGGACTGGCTTCGCATTACATTTGCCGTGGAGCCGTCCTCTCTTGACGATGGCCTTGGAAGGGTGAAAGCTTTCTGCCTGAGGCATGCCAAGAAGcagtaa